From a single Lolium rigidum isolate FL_2022 chromosome 7, APGP_CSIRO_Lrig_0.1, whole genome shotgun sequence genomic region:
- the LOC124677676 gene encoding MEIOTIC F-BOX protein MOF-like isoform X2: MEAVTDRRLHAGGSTDDRLSALPDDLLHRILSFLPCQRTVQTTVLSKRWQKIEDLVTNFLIFHNAPVLDAFRIAMDGVIADDWLPAINRWVRRGILGCPSVLEIEFFDTGIPNPPFGDTIRPGPFELPDIGSTSSSRLKKLSLVGVSLGSSFAELLRSGCPVLEDLHLEDCCTEFNHIQSHTLKKLTIHICYRHSVGTLAIKAPALVELVLDPDISMPEYTQKNEFSLADGSTNSLVDAWVVFPNDMSPRSRVMLLGSLSNVTKLELTACFSAELMLDNELGQFPIFSNMRALWLRGCVFGNRDGKCSTLDIFLQKTPNLKKLTLEHQRPCCCKNTFQEAGRKKRKDKTSSRSLHCPDQKAFQCPNLKLIEIIYEARYTDDHHELQMFQVMRGLWRNLQQATFTVTKI, translated from the exons ATGGAGGCCGTCACAGACCGCCGCCTCCATGCGGGCGGCTCTACCGACGACCGGCTGAGCGCGCTGCCGGACGACCTCCTCCACcgcatcctctccttcctcccgtGCCAGCGGACCGTGCAAACGACCGTGCTGTCCAAGAG GTGGCAAAAGATTGAGGATCTCGTCACCAATTTCCTCATCTTCCACAACGCTCCGGTTCTAGATGCGTTCCGGATCGCGATGGATGGCGTCATCGCCGATGATTGGCTTCCGGCCATCAACAGATGGGTTCGCCGCGGCATCCTGGGATGCCCATCGGTGCTCGAGATCGAGTTCTTCGACACCGGCATACCTAATCCGCCATTCGGCGACACGATCCGACCTGGTCCGTTTGAGTTGCCCGACATCGGATCTACCAGTTCCAGTCGCCTCAAAAAGCTCAGCCTTGTTGGCGTGTCCCTTGGCAGCTCCTTCGCCGAGCTGCTCCGTTCAGGATGCCCGGTACTAGAAGATCTGCACCTCGAAGATTGCTGCactgaattcaaccacatacagtcCCACACATTGAAGAAGCTAACTATCCACATATGTTATCGTCATTCAGTTGGTACCCTGGCTATCAAGGCTCCCGCTCTTGTTGAATTGGTGCTGGATCCAGATATTTCGATGCCCGAATACACCCAGAAGAACGAGTTTTCCCTAGCTGATGGGTCGACCAACTCCCTCGTGGATGCATGGGTTGTTTTCCCAAACGACATGTCTCCGAGAAGTCGAGTCATGCTTCTAGGCAGCCTCTCCAACGTGACCAAGCTGGAGTTGACAGCATGCTTTTCGGCAGAG CTGATGCTAGATAACGAGTTGGGTCAATTCCCAATTTTCAGCAACATGAGAGCCTTGTGGCTACGCGGGTGTGTATTTGGCAATCGCGATGGGAAGTGCAGCACCCTTGACATATTTCTGCAGAAGACCCCTAATCTGAAGAAGCTTACTTTGGAGCATCAGCGG CCATGCTGCTGCAAAAATACATTTCAAGAGGCGGggcgcaagaagagaaaggacaaGACAAGTAGCCGCTCCCTCCATTGTCCGGACCAAAAGGCTTTCCAGTGCCCAAACTTAAAGTTGATCGAAATCATATATGAAGCACGCTATACGGATGATCACCATGAACTCCAGATGTTTCAAGTTAtgaggggtctttggaggaacctACAACAGGCCACATTCACCGTTACTAAAATTTAG
- the LOC124677676 gene encoding MEIOTIC F-BOX protein MOF-like isoform X1, whose amino-acid sequence MEAVTDRRLHAGGSTDDRLSALPDDLLHRILSFLPCQRTVQTTVLSKRWAGLWRSAPCININMVYFSTRSRHRWQKIEDLVTNFLIFHNAPVLDAFRIAMDGVIADDWLPAINRWVRRGILGCPSVLEIEFFDTGIPNPPFGDTIRPGPFELPDIGSTSSSRLKKLSLVGVSLGSSFAELLRSGCPVLEDLHLEDCCTEFNHIQSHTLKKLTIHICYRHSVGTLAIKAPALVELVLDPDISMPEYTQKNEFSLADGSTNSLVDAWVVFPNDMSPRSRVMLLGSLSNVTKLELTACFSAELMLDNELGQFPIFSNMRALWLRGCVFGNRDGKCSTLDIFLQKTPNLKKLTLEHQRPCCCKNTFQEAGRKKRKDKTSSRSLHCPDQKAFQCPNLKLIEIIYEARYTDDHHELQMFQVMRGLWRNLQQATFTVTKI is encoded by the exons ATGGAGGCCGTCACAGACCGCCGCCTCCATGCGGGCGGCTCTACCGACGACCGGCTGAGCGCGCTGCCGGACGACCTCCTCCACcgcatcctctccttcctcccgtGCCAGCGGACCGTGCAAACGACCGTGCTGTCCAAGAGGTGGGCAGGCCTCTGGCGCTCGGCGCCAtgcatcaacatcaacatggtgtaTTTCTCAACCCGTTCCAGGCACAGGTGGCAAAAGATTGAGGATCTCGTCACCAATTTCCTCATCTTCCACAACGCTCCGGTTCTAGATGCGTTCCGGATCGCGATGGATGGCGTCATCGCCGATGATTGGCTTCCGGCCATCAACAGATGGGTTCGCCGCGGCATCCTGGGATGCCCATCGGTGCTCGAGATCGAGTTCTTCGACACCGGCATACCTAATCCGCCATTCGGCGACACGATCCGACCTGGTCCGTTTGAGTTGCCCGACATCGGATCTACCAGTTCCAGTCGCCTCAAAAAGCTCAGCCTTGTTGGCGTGTCCCTTGGCAGCTCCTTCGCCGAGCTGCTCCGTTCAGGATGCCCGGTACTAGAAGATCTGCACCTCGAAGATTGCTGCactgaattcaaccacatacagtcCCACACATTGAAGAAGCTAACTATCCACATATGTTATCGTCATTCAGTTGGTACCCTGGCTATCAAGGCTCCCGCTCTTGTTGAATTGGTGCTGGATCCAGATATTTCGATGCCCGAATACACCCAGAAGAACGAGTTTTCCCTAGCTGATGGGTCGACCAACTCCCTCGTGGATGCATGGGTTGTTTTCCCAAACGACATGTCTCCGAGAAGTCGAGTCATGCTTCTAGGCAGCCTCTCCAACGTGACCAAGCTGGAGTTGACAGCATGCTTTTCGGCAGAG CTGATGCTAGATAACGAGTTGGGTCAATTCCCAATTTTCAGCAACATGAGAGCCTTGTGGCTACGCGGGTGTGTATTTGGCAATCGCGATGGGAAGTGCAGCACCCTTGACATATTTCTGCAGAAGACCCCTAATCTGAAGAAGCTTACTTTGGAGCATCAGCGG CCATGCTGCTGCAAAAATACATTTCAAGAGGCGGggcgcaagaagagaaaggacaaGACAAGTAGCCGCTCCCTCCATTGTCCGGACCAAAAGGCTTTCCAGTGCCCAAACTTAAAGTTGATCGAAATCATATATGAAGCACGCTATACGGATGATCACCATGAACTCCAGATGTTTCAAGTTAtgaggggtctttggaggaacctACAACAGGCCACATTCACCGTTACTAAAATTTAG